A genomic region of Thermodesulfovibrio aggregans contains the following coding sequences:
- the acsC gene encoding acetyl-CoA decarbonylase/synthase complex subunit gamma: protein MALTGIEIFKLLPKTNCKKCGFPTCLAFAMKVAQGQAKIEQCPEASAEVIEKLKEASTPAIRGIVFGTENQSIKIGEEQCLFRHEKKFFNSPVLALKIKDTDEKLEEKLNDVLNSQIERVGEILRIDAIFLENESNEPLKFKEAVEKIITGAQIPMILGTFNPDSADLVLSSFPKIKPILYGVSEENIDKMLNIAKKYDVPLTVTAKGLDKVISLNEKIMSSGFDKLLIDTQPESAIELLTDNTIIRRASLKKRVRALGFPIVTVLKEDDPFYETVLASVAILKYSSVVVLNEIPRWKNLILFTLRQNIYSDPQVPMQVKQDIYKVGEPDESSPIIVTTNFALTYFLVKGEIENSKVPAWLAIMDCDGLSVLTAWAAGKFSASKIAQFIKESGIEERLNHRELIIPGYVAMLKGAIEDKLPDWKVIVGTKEASGIPAFLRNYVRSKG, encoded by the coding sequence ATGGCACTTACAGGAATAGAAATATTTAAACTTCTTCCAAAAACAAACTGTAAAAAATGTGGTTTTCCTACTTGCCTTGCCTTTGCAATGAAAGTAGCTCAGGGGCAGGCAAAAATTGAGCAATGTCCAGAAGCATCAGCAGAGGTAATAGAAAAACTTAAAGAAGCATCAACCCCTGCAATAAGGGGAATTGTTTTTGGCACAGAAAACCAATCCATAAAAATCGGAGAAGAACAGTGTCTTTTCAGGCATGAAAAAAAGTTCTTCAATTCCCCAGTTCTTGCATTAAAAATAAAAGACACAGATGAAAAATTAGAGGAAAAACTGAATGATGTTTTAAACTCTCAAATTGAAAGAGTTGGTGAAATACTCAGAATTGATGCAATTTTTCTTGAAAATGAGTCCAATGAACCATTGAAATTCAAAGAAGCAGTAGAAAAGATAATTACCGGAGCTCAGATACCCATGATACTTGGAACATTTAATCCAGACTCAGCAGATTTAGTCTTAAGCAGTTTCCCTAAAATTAAACCAATTCTTTACGGAGTTTCCGAAGAAAACATTGATAAAATGCTAAATATAGCTAAAAAATACGATGTTCCGCTCACAGTTACTGCAAAGGGATTGGATAAAGTAATTTCACTTAATGAAAAAATTATGAGTTCAGGATTTGACAAGTTACTTATTGATACTCAACCTGAAAGCGCTATTGAACTTCTCACTGACAACACAATTATAAGGCGTGCTTCATTGAAAAAGAGAGTTAGAGCACTTGGTTTTCCAATAGTAACAGTTCTTAAAGAAGATGATCCATTTTATGAGACAGTTCTTGCCTCAGTTGCTATTCTTAAATATTCATCTGTGGTTGTTTTAAATGAAATTCCGAGATGGAAAAATCTTATTCTTTTTACGCTGAGACAGAACATATATTCAGACCCACAGGTTCCCATGCAGGTAAAGCAAGACATATACAAAGTGGGAGAACCTGATGAGAGTAGTCCCATTATAGTTACCACCAACTTTGCTTTAACTTATTTTCTTGTAAAAGGAGAGATAGAAAACAGCAAAGTTCCTGCATGGCTTGCAATAATGGATTGTGATGGTCTAAGCGTTCTTACTGCATGGGCAGCAGGCAAGTTTTCAGCGAGCAAGATTGCTCAGTTTATAAAGGAAAGCGGCATTGAAGAAAGGTTAAATCACAGAGAACTCATTATTCCAGGATATGTTGCCATGCTTAAAGGCGCCATTGAGGATAAACTTCCTGACTGGAAGGTTATTGTGGGAACAAAAGAAGCAAGTGGAATTCCCGCTTTTTTGAGAAATTATGTAAGGAGTAAAGGATGA
- the dapA gene encoding 4-hydroxy-tetrahydrodipicolinate synthase: MFKGSMVAIVTPFKNGKVDEKALEELIEWHIKEGTHAIVPCGTTGEASTLDYEEHYRVIEITVKVVNKRVPVIAGTGSNSTEEAIMIARKAEQLGADGSLSVTPYYNKPTQEGLYRHFKEIADKTGLPMILYNVPGRTSVNMLPETVARLAEHPRIVGIKEATGDMKQVSQIIRLCGSDFAVISGDDFTNLPLLALGGRGFISVTANVCPKDVAELFNSWERGDISRAREIHYKLEPINKAMFIETNPIPVKTALAMMGKIKEEFRLPLCEMSETNKQKLAEVLRSADLIS; encoded by the coding sequence ATGTTTAAAGGTTCAATGGTGGCAATTGTTACACCTTTTAAAAATGGAAAAGTGGACGAAAAGGCTCTTGAGGAACTCATAGAGTGGCACATAAAAGAAGGTACACACGCCATTGTGCCATGTGGCACTACTGGAGAGGCATCAACTCTTGACTATGAAGAGCACTACAGAGTTATTGAAATTACTGTAAAGGTGGTAAACAAACGAGTTCCTGTTATTGCTGGAACTGGCTCAAACTCAACTGAAGAGGCGATAATGATTGCTCGTAAAGCAGAACAACTCGGTGCGGATGGTTCTCTTTCCGTTACTCCTTACTATAACAAGCCTACTCAGGAAGGTCTTTACAGGCATTTCAAAGAGATTGCAGACAAAACAGGGCTGCCAATGATTCTCTACAATGTACCCGGAAGAACTTCTGTAAACATGTTGCCAGAGACAGTGGCTCGTCTTGCCGAGCATCCAAGAATAGTGGGAATTAAAGAGGCTACAGGAGACATGAAACAGGTGAGTCAGATTATTAGACTCTGTGGAAGCGATTTTGCTGTTATCTCTGGAGATGACTTTACAAATCTACCTCTTCTTGCTCTCGGTGGAAGAGGTTTCATCTCAGTTACTGCAAATGTTTGTCCAAAAGATGTGGCTGAACTATTTAATTCATGGGAAAGAGGAGATATTTCCAGAGCAAGGGAAATTCACTACAAGCTTGAACCAATTAATAAAGCAATGTTTATTGAGACAAATCCGATTCCTGTTAAAACAGCTCTTGCAATGATGGGTAAAATAAAGGAAGAGTTCAGACTTCCTCTTTGTGAGATGTCTGAGACAAATAAACAAAAGCTTGCTGAGGTTTTGCGTAGCGCCGATCTTATCAGCTAA
- a CDS encoding dihydropteroate synthase, whose translation MLIIGERLTIISKRVREAILKKDKEPIQQIAIEQWKAGAHMIEANIGPAEDDGENLMEWMVTTIQEAVPLPVSLDTTNFKAMEAGLRVHNNQWGKPLINSTSLDPERFVMFELAAKYSVPIIALTVGKGGLPRNAEERVEIAAQLMEKAMEYGIPLEDIYLDPLVLQISTSQNQAKEVLRAVKLFQELNDPPMKTIVGLSNLSNGCPKHLRAILNRHFLALLMYEGLSAAIVNPSEVIETIKTIEIIMGKTLYAHSYLEI comes from the coding sequence ATGCTTATTATTGGAGAAAGATTGACTATTATCTCAAAAAGAGTTCGTGAAGCAATTTTAAAGAAAGATAAAGAACCAATTCAGCAAATTGCCATTGAACAGTGGAAAGCTGGTGCTCATATGATAGAAGCAAATATAGGTCCTGCAGAGGATGATGGAGAAAATCTCATGGAGTGGATGGTTACAACTATTCAAGAAGCAGTACCACTTCCTGTGTCTCTTGATACAACAAATTTCAAGGCTATGGAGGCAGGTCTTAGGGTTCACAATAATCAATGGGGTAAGCCTTTAATTAACTCTACTTCACTTGATCCTGAAAGATTTGTTATGTTTGAACTTGCAGCAAAATATAGTGTTCCAATAATTGCCCTTACCGTTGGCAAAGGAGGACTTCCAAGAAATGCTGAAGAAAGAGTGGAGATAGCTGCTCAGCTCATGGAAAAGGCTATGGAGTACGGGATTCCTCTGGAAGACATATATCTTGATCCATTAGTTTTACAGATCTCAACTTCTCAAAATCAAGCAAAAGAAGTTTTAAGAGCCGTAAAACTTTTTCAAGAGTTAAATGATCCTCCAATGAAAACAATAGTTGGACTTAGCAACCTCTCAAATGGATGTCCAAAGCATCTACGGGCTATTTTAAATAGACACTTTCTTGCTCTTCTGATGTATGAAGGACTTTCAGCTGCTATCGTAAATCCCTCTGAAGTTATTGAGACTATAAAAACAATAGAAATCATAATGGGTAAAACACTTTATGCCCATTCCTATCTTGAGATTTAA
- the acsB gene encoding acetyl-CoA decarbonylase/synthase complex subunit alpha/beta, with amino-acid sequence MIDKLIEIASKGSENLLKETEEKLKRVLSEKGENFNFELPDTAYGLPLIYALEGFKINNLSEIKKFFEGIKGQLSQTTDIVTFALNYLYISEISVTLDYITSSQSEPFYGFLGDTIQRTLGVQLVDGRIPAVAVLLGRLEDDKLLSIVKELQEKRILTFLIGPVADEFVKTGERYGFEAYIVPVGTETEHTVFVIDWAVRASLIFGGQTAGDKDAIIDYVRKRVNAFAIAFGNLNERAVAMALGAAVLAIPVITDQSLPDVSIPEIAEYPLLTSEKELSKIVRKAIETRGLKIVVEKPPIPVSYGPAFEGERVRKEDTFIEFGGQKTPAFEWVRMMEASEVEDEKVEIIGTDWCSRYEQGGRMPLGIIVNVAGKKMQKDFEPVIERQIHTFINEAEGLWHIGQRDINWIRISKKAKQAGISLEHLGLIIMSMTKARFRSIVDRVEVLLYVDEKDVLELREEARKEYRKRDLRLASLVDEEVEEFYSCLLCQSFAPKHVCVITPERPGLCGAFTWLDAKAAYEIEPTGGNQPVQKGELIDPVYGRYSGVDEYVKKHSGGEIETINLYSIMENPMTSCGCFECIVAVVPEANGVLIVNRGYSGMTPIGMKFSTIAGMIGGGVQTPGFMGVGVNYITSRKFLKGDGGIKRIVWMPKELKERIKENFQKRAEEEGVPDLLQKIADETVCEDVECLIDYLSQVGHPALEMEPIIK; translated from the coding sequence ATGATAGATAAATTAATTGAAATAGCAAGTAAGGGCTCTGAAAACTTACTTAAAGAAACAGAAGAGAAATTGAAAAGAGTGCTATCAGAAAAAGGGGAAAACTTCAACTTTGAACTTCCTGATACAGCCTATGGACTTCCTCTTATTTATGCTTTAGAGGGATTCAAAATCAATAATCTTTCAGAGATTAAAAAATTTTTTGAAGGAATAAAAGGACAACTCAGTCAAACAACTGATATAGTAACTTTTGCATTAAATTATCTTTACATTTCAGAGATTTCAGTTACTTTGGACTACATAACATCATCTCAAAGTGAGCCATTTTATGGATTTCTTGGAGACACAATTCAGAGAACTCTTGGAGTTCAGCTTGTTGATGGCAGAATCCCTGCAGTGGCGGTTTTGCTTGGCAGACTTGAGGATGACAAACTTCTTTCAATAGTTAAAGAACTTCAGGAAAAAAGGATTCTCACTTTTCTAATCGGTCCTGTTGCAGATGAATTCGTTAAAACAGGTGAAAGATACGGCTTTGAAGCCTATATAGTACCCGTTGGCACAGAAACAGAGCATACAGTTTTTGTTATTGACTGGGCTGTAAGGGCATCGTTGATTTTTGGGGGACAAACCGCTGGAGATAAAGATGCAATTATTGATTATGTAAGAAAGAGAGTTAATGCCTTTGCTATAGCCTTTGGAAACCTTAATGAAAGAGCAGTTGCCATGGCATTGGGAGCTGCTGTGCTGGCAATTCCGGTGATAACTGACCAGAGCTTGCCGGATGTTTCAATCCCTGAAATTGCTGAGTATCCTCTTTTGACTTCAGAAAAAGAACTTTCAAAGATTGTCAGGAAAGCGATTGAGACAAGGGGATTAAAGATAGTTGTGGAAAAACCTCCTATTCCTGTTTCCTATGGTCCAGCTTTTGAAGGTGAAAGAGTGAGGAAGGAAGACACTTTTATAGAGTTTGGCGGGCAGAAAACCCCTGCATTTGAATGGGTCAGAATGATGGAGGCTTCAGAGGTTGAAGATGAAAAGGTTGAGATAATCGGCACAGACTGGTGTAGCCGTTATGAACAGGGCGGTAGAATGCCCCTTGGAATTATCGTAAATGTGGCAGGCAAAAAGATGCAGAAAGATTTTGAACCTGTTATAGAGCGTCAGATTCATACATTCATAAATGAAGCTGAAGGACTCTGGCATATTGGTCAGAGAGACATAAACTGGATAAGAATAAGCAAAAAAGCAAAGCAAGCAGGCATAAGCCTTGAACATCTTGGATTGATAATAATGAGCATGACAAAGGCAAGATTTCGCAGCATCGTTGACAGGGTTGAAGTTTTGCTCTATGTTGATGAAAAGGATGTTTTAGAATTGAGAGAAGAGGCGAGGAAAGAGTACAGGAAAAGAGACCTCAGGCTTGCCTCACTTGTTGATGAAGAGGTTGAAGAGTTTTATTCCTGTTTACTCTGTCAGAGTTTTGCCCCAAAACATGTATGCGTGATTACACCCGAACGTCCAGGACTCTGCGGAGCCTTTACATGGCTTGATGCAAAAGCAGCTTATGAAATTGAGCCAACAGGTGGAAACCAGCCTGTGCAAAAAGGTGAACTCATTGATCCTGTTTATGGAAGATACAGCGGAGTTGATGAGTATGTAAAGAAACATTCAGGTGGAGAAATTGAAACAATAAATCTTTACTCAATCATGGAAAATCCCATGACTTCATGCGGATGTTTTGAATGCATTGTTGCAGTTGTGCCTGAAGCAAATGGAGTTTTAATAGTAAATCGTGGATACAGTGGTATGACACCTATCGGAATGAAGTTTTCCACAATTGCAGGAATGATTGGTGGAGGAGTTCAGACGCCGGGATTTATGGGAGTTGGTGTAAACTACATTACTTCAAGAAAGTTTCTCAAAGGTGATGGTGGTATAAAAAGAATTGTCTGGATGCCAAAAGAATTAAAAGAGAGAATAAAAGAGAACTTTCAAAAAAGAGCAGAGGAAGAAGGTGTGCCTGATCTTCTTCAGAAAATTGCCGATGAGACAGTCTGTGAAGATGTTGAGTGCCTGATTGATTATCTCTCTCAAGTTGGACATCCTGCCTTAGAGATGGAACCGATAATAAAATAA
- a CDS encoding GIY-YIG nuclease family protein: protein MSKKGYVYIMTNPANTVLYTGVTSDLKKRVYEHKNKLADGFTKKYNVVKLVYYEVYENITDAIMREKQIKGGSRRKKIELINKFNPQWKDLYDDIL from the coding sequence ATGTCTAAAAAAGGCTATGTCTATATAATGACAAATCCTGCCAATACAGTGCTTTATACCGGTGTTACCTCTGACCTTAAAAAGAGAGTATATGAGCATAAAAACAAACTTGCCGATGGATTTACAAAGAAGTACAATGTGGTGAAACTTGTTTATTATGAGGTTTATGAGAATATAACTGATGCAATCATGAGGGAAAAACAAATCAAAGGAGGCAGTAGAAGGAAGAAGATTGAGTTGATAAATAAATTCAATCCTCAATGGAAGGATTTATATGATGACATTTTATGA
- a CDS encoding acetyl-CoA decarbonylase/synthase complex subunit delta: MSFSIPKETYSGKIPEINFGKERKAFFGGESALPFHFFEGEFPHKPLIAFEIEDAVPDDYPDELAKLYSSVWDDPVRWAKYCESLGAEAIALRLMSTHPDSKDSKPEEAADVVKKVLSQIDLPLIILGSNHTEKDAEVLPVVADASRDYNCIIGKAQEGNYKTVAAAAIAGRHSLIAMSELDVNLAKQLNILITQIGFPRERIIIDPMCSALGYGFEYTYSVMERIKIAGLIQADQMLSVPMVADVGFYVWKTKEVQATEQEIPEWGSRYERAIMWETVTACSFLLSGAELLIMRHPEAIKITKKFIEDIYGTYRNRNI, encoded by the coding sequence ATGAGTTTCTCAATTCCTAAAGAGACCTATTCAGGGAAAATTCCTGAAATCAATTTTGGAAAAGAAAGGAAAGCTTTCTTTGGTGGAGAATCTGCCCTTCCCTTTCACTTTTTTGAAGGAGAATTTCCCCATAAACCTTTGATTGCCTTTGAGATTGAGGATGCTGTCCCTGATGACTATCCTGATGAGCTTGCCAAGCTCTATTCTTCAGTGTGGGATGATCCAGTAAGATGGGCTAAGTATTGCGAGTCTTTGGGAGCAGAGGCAATTGCGCTGAGACTTATGAGCACCCATCCTGACAGCAAAGATTCGAAACCTGAAGAGGCTGCTGATGTAGTAAAAAAAGTTCTCTCTCAGATAGATTTACCTTTGATAATTCTTGGGAGTAATCATACTGAAAAAGATGCCGAAGTTCTGCCTGTAGTGGCTGATGCTTCAAGAGATTATAACTGCATAATTGGAAAGGCACAGGAAGGAAATTATAAAACTGTAGCAGCTGCTGCAATTGCGGGAAGGCATAGTCTTATTGCTATGTCTGAGCTTGATGTAAATCTTGCAAAGCAGTTAAATATTTTGATTACCCAGATAGGATTTCCAAGAGAGAGAATAATTATTGATCCCATGTGCTCTGCACTTGGATATGGTTTTGAATACACCTACTCTGTAATGGAGAGAATAAAAATTGCAGGACTTATACAGGCAGATCAGATGCTTTCTGTTCCAATGGTTGCTGATGTGGGCTTTTATGTGTGGAAAACAAAAGAAGTGCAGGCTACTGAACAAGAGATTCCAGAGTGGGGAAGTCGTTATGAAAGAGCTATTATGTGGGAAACTGTAACAGCCTGTTCGTTCCTGCTTTCCGGTGCAGAACTTTTAATAATGAGGCATCCAGAGGCAATAAAAATAACAAAAAAGTTTATAGAGGATATATATGGCACTTACAGGAATAGAAATATTTAA
- a CDS encoding alginate export family protein, whose amino-acid sequence MKKYASILAVLVLLLGLAALSYAAPAEIPSDTTAVIAKGKTQITLGGELRFRGMYGKNLNVKEDDTYEDSKSYYDYRVILNMEAKVSPNTTGYVELQSGTYDTDNVNWGSQAGGARGNYAFGNTKESNVTIRQAWIQYQGSGLLGVPAGFKVGRQLIKLGYGLFFDHTYFGDDAILVFVQPMKELTIAAHTIKFREGSETLNDDSTAYGILAAYAGKGFGLSADVTYVDDQNLRGYYLNLDNNFISSKKPQNFEDLTNSSIHLWNFGLRGNVDDIAGTGLNFRADVEFQTGKLDRTTGHDPKFKGWAALAGLDYKFKTIPLTLTAEYAIGSGNDDSEDIKAFITALGQEQHYTFIYEYLAPSACNFGANSRTGLCNTQYVKFGGAYDITKDLKAELYGYWLRAVEDVAINKNVGTGTAPSPDKDLGWEVDAKVTYQIDKGLKYWVEGGYFWPGDAYKLAGGKDADDAWAVRHGIQLNF is encoded by the coding sequence GTGAAAAAATATGCAAGTATTTTAGCAGTATTGGTTCTTCTCTTGGGTCTTGCTGCACTCAGCTATGCAGCACCGGCAGAAATCCCATCAGACACAACAGCAGTCATCGCAAAAGGAAAAACCCAGATAACCCTCGGCGGTGAGCTGAGATTCAGAGGAATGTATGGAAAAAATTTGAATGTAAAGGAAGATGATACTTATGAAGATTCCAAGTCTTACTACGACTATCGTGTAATACTCAATATGGAAGCTAAGGTATCTCCAAATACAACTGGATATGTTGAACTGCAAAGTGGAACATATGACACAGACAATGTTAATTGGGGTTCTCAGGCAGGTGGTGCAAGAGGTAACTATGCTTTTGGTAACACAAAAGAGTCCAATGTAACAATTCGTCAGGCATGGATTCAGTATCAGGGTTCAGGACTTCTTGGTGTTCCAGCAGGATTTAAAGTAGGCCGCCAGCTCATTAAGCTCGGGTATGGTCTCTTCTTTGATCACACATACTTTGGTGATGATGCAATCCTCGTATTCGTTCAGCCAATGAAAGAGCTTACCATTGCAGCTCACACAATCAAATTCAGAGAGGGTAGTGAAACTCTTAACGATGACTCAACAGCATACGGAATTCTTGCAGCCTATGCAGGTAAAGGCTTTGGCTTAAGCGCAGATGTAACATATGTTGATGACCAGAATTTGAGAGGATATTATTTAAATTTAGACAATAATTTTATCTCTAGTAAAAAGCCACAAAATTTTGAAGACCTTACAAATTCTTCTATCCACCTCTGGAACTTTGGTTTAAGAGGCAATGTTGATGACATTGCTGGAACAGGCTTGAACTTTAGAGCTGATGTAGAGTTTCAGACAGGTAAATTAGATAGAACAACAGGACACGATCCAAAGTTCAAAGGCTGGGCAGCTCTTGCAGGACTTGACTACAAATTCAAGACAATACCATTAACACTTACCGCAGAGTATGCAATCGGTAGTGGCAATGACGATTCAGAGGATATTAAAGCATTCATCACAGCACTTGGTCAGGAACAGCACTATACATTCATATATGAATATTTAGCACCTTCTGCATGTAACTTTGGTGCTAACTCAAGAACAGGTCTCTGCAACACCCAGTACGTAAAATTCGGCGGTGCCTATGACATTACAAAGGACCTCAAGGCAGAGCTTTATGGTTACTGGTTAAGAGCAGTTGAAGATGTAGCAATCAATAAGAATGTAGGAACAGGAACCGCACCTTCTCCAGACAAAGACCTTGGCTGGGAAGTTGATGCAAAGGTAACCTATCAGATTGACAAAGGTCTCAAGTACTGGGTAGAGGGTGGATACTTCTGGCCTGGCGATGCTTACAAACTCGCTGGTGGCAAAGATGCTGATGATGCCTGGGCAGTAAGACACGGCATCCAGCTCAACTTCTAA
- a CDS encoding sigma-70 family RNA polymerase sigma factor — protein MKERDIFEEIVSLGKKRGKLTYDEINEALPSEYYSPEEIEDHIDVLSDMGVRVVDEDEEEIFLEEEEELEEEEHVEDLVQAYFNSMGDIPILTKEEEVELAKKLQEGKNIIKETVVGLPLYQKILNEINKEEDSENLTEEDKAEEAINRTIIKLENFINDIEKIEEKIKEFGSIKELRKQINEKKKAGESAKDLVNLYKEVYGEIKKIENDSGLKIEELKNIWQKIYKAKCLVEETKNELITRNLRLVVNIAKNYVGRGLPLLDLIEEGNIGLMKAVDKFKYEKGFKFSTYATWWIRQAITRALIDQTKTIRVPVHMMEFYNRVTKASRELTQQLGREPSNEEIAEKLGVPVRKVEEVFRAIQDPIGLQTPIGDEDTELEDFIGDKTSPSPVAEAERTELSEHIQRILKTLTPKEEKVIKMRFGIGEDRDHTLEEVGRYLSITRERVRQIETKALRKLKHPSRMKLLKMLISETPETKK, from the coding sequence ATGAAAGAAAGAGATATCTTCGAAGAAATTGTAAGTCTTGGAAAAAAAAGAGGAAAACTTACATATGATGAAATTAATGAAGCTCTTCCCTCTGAATATTACTCACCTGAGGAGATTGAGGATCATATAGATGTTTTAAGTGATATGGGAGTGAGAGTTGTTGATGAGGATGAAGAAGAAATATTTTTAGAAGAAGAGGAAGAGCTTGAAGAAGAAGAGCATGTAGAAGACCTTGTTCAGGCTTATTTTAACTCAATGGGTGATATTCCAATACTTACCAAAGAAGAGGAAGTTGAGCTTGCCAAAAAACTTCAAGAAGGGAAAAATATAATTAAAGAAACAGTAGTAGGATTGCCTCTTTATCAAAAGATTTTAAATGAAATAAATAAAGAAGAGGACTCTGAAAATTTAACTGAAGAAGACAAAGCAGAAGAGGCAATAAATAGAACTATTATAAAGCTGGAAAATTTCATAAATGATATTGAAAAAATAGAAGAAAAAATCAAAGAATTTGGTTCTATAAAAGAATTGCGTAAACAGATAAATGAAAAAAAGAAGGCAGGAGAAAGTGCAAAAGATTTGGTAAATCTTTATAAAGAAGTTTATGGTGAAATCAAAAAAATTGAAAACGACTCAGGACTTAAAATAGAGGAACTAAAAAATATCTGGCAAAAAATATACAAAGCAAAGTGTCTTGTTGAAGAAACAAAAAATGAGTTAATTACAAGAAATTTAAGATTGGTTGTTAATATCGCCAAGAACTATGTAGGCAGAGGACTTCCTCTTCTTGATTTAATAGAAGAAGGCAATATTGGTTTGATGAAAGCTGTTGATAAATTTAAATATGAAAAAGGGTTTAAATTCTCAACTTATGCAACATGGTGGATAAGACAGGCAATTACGAGGGCATTAATTGACCAGACAAAGACAATAAGAGTACCTGTTCATATGATGGAGTTTTACAATAGAGTTACAAAGGCATCCCGTGAACTTACACAACAACTTGGTAGAGAACCAAGTAATGAAGAGATTGCTGAGAAACTTGGAGTTCCTGTAAGAAAAGTAGAGGAGGTATTTAGAGCTATTCAAGATCCTATAGGACTTCAAACACCAATTGGAGATGAGGATACTGAGCTTGAAGATTTTATTGGAGATAAGACATCTCCTTCTCCTGTTGCAGAAGCTGAAAGAACAGAACTAAGTGAACATATTCAGAGAATTTTGAAGACCTTAACCCCAAAAGAAGAGAAAGTTATAAAAATGAGATTCGGAATTGGTGAAGATAGAGACCATACACTTGAAGAGGTTGGAAGATATCTTTCAATTACAAGAGAAAGAGTCCGTCAGATTGAGACAAAAGCTTTGAGAAAACTCAAACATCCAAGCAGAATGAAACTTCTTAAGATGCTTATAAGTGAAACACCAGAAACTAAGAAGTGA